The following DNA comes from Cryptosporangium minutisporangium.
GGCTCCCCAGCCCTCTTTGCGGAGGTGCCCCCGGATCGTCGCCGGCTCCCAGGTGCCGGCGAGATCGGCGAGGACGTGCTCGTTGGGTCGCCCCGGCGCCAGGCTGCCGTACACGAACAGCCGGTCGGTCATGCTGTCGACTCCACCGACCGAGACTGCATACGACGCAGCCTACGAGAACGCCGATGCCGGCGCGGCCGCTACCGATAACCGTCCGGAACGCATTTTCCGCCGCTGGCGGGCTCGGTAGGAGCGCCGCAGGGCGCCGCCCACCGCAAGTTCATTCGAACAGGTCGCGGTGGGCGCGGCTCCACTCGACCCGCTCGGCCACCTCGTCCAGCACACCCGCGTCCCGCCAGGCGACCTGCGGTTGTCGTCCCTGGGCGGCGAGCGCGCGGGCACGCCGCCCTACCTGCTCCTGCTGGGTGATGACCTCGTCCACCAGACCCGCGGTCGACGACAGCCCGTAGGCCTCGGCAAAGCGTTCCAGCCGTCGACGCCGGTCGGGCGCGGCGGGGTACCGCAACGACTCGCGGCAGAACTGGTCGTCGCGGAACGGCGCGACGTACTCCAGCGCGTAGGCGACGTCGTGGACCGGCCGAGCCGGCCAGGCGTAATCCCAGTCGAGGCTGCCGACCGGCTCGCTCCCCCGCCACACCAGGTTCCACGGACCGAAGTCGCCGTGGCACACCAGCTCGTCCGGCCCGACGGCACCCGCGCAGGCGGCCCATCCGGCCGTCGCGTCCGGCCGGAAATCGCGGACCGCGTCGTGGTAGGCCCGCAGCAGCCGAGCCATCGCGCGGAGTCCGGCGTCCTCGACCACCCTCCCCCAACCGTCCGCGCCGGAGTCCCCGTCGAGGTAGGTCAGGACCTCGCGCCCGTCCGCATCGATGCCGAGCAGCCGCGGCGAGAACGGGAACCCGACGCGCTCCAGGTGCAGCAGGAGCTCGTGCACACTCGTCGACCACGGATGCAGTGGCCGCCGCACGGTGTCGCCGATGCGGACGACCCGCCGATGGGGCTCGTCCTGCAGCACCTGCTCGTCGGCCATGCCGCGGAGGCTAGCGCGGCGACCACGAACGTTCCTCGGGTCCGACGCGTCGTGCGGCACAGGTCCCGGCAGCAGGATGGGCTGCTGCGCGTGTGCAGTTGTGCAGGCTGTAGCAGGTCAAATTGCACACGCATCGCGCATCGCTTGCGCAGAACCGGACTCTAGGGCTGGTATCGGGCGCTCAGCTTGCTTCCCAACGCACTCCGCCTCCGACGTCAGCGACCCCGGCGAATGATTGTGATCACCGCACTCGCCGGACGTCGCCCGGTCAGCCGAGGAGCTCCTCCGGGCTGGCCGACGACGGGAATCCGGTGCTCGCTCCCCACATCTCCGCGAACCGGCCGTCGACGACGCGGAAGATCTCGAACAGCTCGGGCGGCGTGCCCTCCGTGGTCGCGACCCCTTCGACCGCCGAGCGAACGGCGGCCTTGTCACCGTCGACCAGGATGTCCTGCGCCACCACCCGCATGCCGGGGAACCGAGCGGTGAGCGCGCGCCAGGCGT
Coding sequences within:
- a CDS encoding aminoglycoside phosphotransferase family protein, giving the protein MADEQVLQDEPHRRVVRIGDTVRRPLHPWSTSVHELLLHLERVGFPFSPRLLGIDADGREVLTYLDGDSGADGWGRVVEDAGLRAMARLLRAYHDAVRDFRPDATAGWAACAGAVGPDELVCHGDFGPWNLVWRGSEPVGSLDWDYAWPARPVHDVAYALEYVAPFRDDQFCRESLRYPAAPDRRRRLERFAEAYGLSSTAGLVDEVITQQEQVGRRARALAAQGRQPQVAWRDAGVLDEVAERVEWSRAHRDLFE
- a CDS encoding ester cyclase, with protein sequence MAGPEDVSTLVRRMQECFNTRQFDDAADLHTPDFVSHPLAATGFDAGRDAWRALTARFPGMRVVAQDILVDGDKAAVRSAVEGVATTEGTPPELFEIFRVVDGRFAEMWGASTGFPSSASPEELLG